One Fusobacterium sp. IOR10 DNA segment encodes these proteins:
- a CDS encoding glycosyltransferase produces MKTFLFIYGDFNLGGIQKYLIKLIRLLKKDNIRIIWICKNRELIIDKGFEKDLLDGYVEIILMEGYKKNWVKNLKLKFSAGEKIVAFSFSFYDFLHLEMIKKKYNYLEFNTFFWVAHFKGKNLFFEENFPKILRKKIKDKTKEIYYNMDKNNNIFYGNKSHFEGLTNHYNIFSQMKGKIYDERSSFETGLFFSEKDAKQRYKNNKYNILSITRFEFPHKAYIFGLINSFCLLKEKYKQLKLTIIGYGGGKELLKAKIAGLPFNIKKDIILLNKVSYDELHNFFRNTYIYVGVAGSIRDASRNGVISIPVRHYSYNCEGYGFLPESKFLTTSNITGEPIEKYLEYAFNLSEKEYILYSKKSYSSFIPKNPIYESERIFKNNNISKSIVNFNNINKYLFILDIYKTNRLHILYLFKSYCPDLYIKLKKLKGKIVNGK; encoded by the coding sequence ATGAAAACATTTTTATTTATTTATGGAGATTTTAATTTAGGTGGGATTCAAAAATATTTAATAAAATTAATAAGATTATTAAAAAAAGATAATATACGAATTATTTGGATATGTAAGAATAGAGAATTGATTATAGATAAAGGATTTGAAAAAGATTTGTTAGATGGTTATGTAGAAATTATTTTAATGGAAGGTTATAAAAAAAATTGGGTAAAAAATTTAAAATTAAAATTTTCTGCTGGTGAAAAAATAGTAGCTTTTTCTTTTTCTTTTTATGATTTTTTACATTTAGAAATGATTAAAAAAAAATATAATTATTTAGAATTTAATACTTTTTTTTGGGTAGCTCATTTTAAGGGTAAAAATTTATTTTTTGAAGAAAATTTTCCTAAAATTTTAAGAAAAAAAATAAAAGATAAAACAAAAGAAATTTATTATAATATGGATAAAAATAACAATATTTTTTATGGTAATAAATCTCATTTTGAAGGTTTGACTAATCATTATAATATTTTTTCTCAAATGAAGGGAAAAATTTATGATGAACGTAGCTCATTCGAGACAGGTTTATTTTTTTCTGAAAAAGATGCAAAGCAAAGATATAAAAATAATAAATATAATATATTATCAATAACTCGTTTTGAATTTCCTCATAAAGCATATATTTTTGGTTTGATTAATAGTTTTTGTTTGTTAAAAGAAAAATATAAGCAGTTAAAACTAACAATAATTGGATATGGTGGTGGGAAAGAATTATTGAAAGCTAAAATAGCGGGGTTACCTTTTAATATTAAAAAAGATATAATTTTATTAAATAAAGTTAGCTATGATGAATTACATAATTTTTTTAGAAATACATATATTTATGTTGGAGTGGCAGGGAGTATAAGGGATGCTTCTAGAAATGGTGTTATTTCCATACCTGTAAGACATTATTCTTACAATTGTGAAGGGTATGGGTTTTTACCTGAATCAAAATTTTTAACTACATCAAATATTACAGGGGAACCCATTGAAAAATATTTAGAATATGCTTTTAATTTAAGTGAAAAAGAATATATTTTATATTCTAAAAAATCGTATAGTTCATTTATTCCTAAAAATCCTATCTATGAAAGTGAAAGAATATTTAAGAATAATAATATTTCAAAAAGTATTGTAAATTTTAATAACATAAATAAATATCTATTTATTTTAGATATTTATAAAACAAATAGATTGCATATTCTTTATCTATTTAAAAGTTATTGTCCTGATTTGTATATAAAATTAAAAAAATTAAAAGGAAAAATTGTGAATGGAAAATAA
- a CDS encoding EpsG family protein — MMFFLVLSLRSVYLGADTIRYVNYFKLFSKTSFIDLLSNKLTIERGFAIFNKIVGLISDNERYFLVVTSFIILFSIIKFIYKNSNIPWLSLFLFLSLGNFTSIFNILRQLIAISILINTFGYIRDREIKKFLLFYFVAVSIHTTAVFFIIIYIIYPFKINYIYIFYSFLSSCLIYLFSNKLLNLLFHYSNKYEIRYSENLRSGNGKGMLIMLATVLFVGYFLEKLEIKKDKNYMFYHMINIAVILQIISLKFALFSRVVSYFSIGLIVFIPNIIYKIKEKNSRFIVIIVVCLLTSYYFYILLDRNLGYIVPYKFYFDS; from the coding sequence ATGATGTTTTTTTTAGTTTTATCATTAAGATCTGTTTACTTGGGAGCAGATACAATAAGGTATGTAAATTATTTTAAGTTATTTAGTAAAACAAGTTTTATAGATTTACTTTCTAACAAGTTAACGATTGAAAGAGGATTTGCGATTTTTAATAAAATAGTTGGGTTAATAAGTGACAACGAACGATATTTTTTAGTTGTAACTAGTTTCATAATATTATTTTCAATAATAAAATTTATTTATAAGAACTCAAATATACCTTGGCTTAGTTTGTTTTTATTTTTAAGTCTAGGAAATTTCACTAGCATTTTTAATATATTAAGACAACTTATAGCAATATCAATACTTATAAATACATTTGGCTATATAAGAGATAGAGAAATAAAAAAATTTTTACTTTTCTATTTTGTTGCGGTTTCAATACATACGACAGCTGTATTTTTTATAATTATATATATAATTTATCCTTTTAAAATAAATTATATATATATCTTCTACAGTTTTTTAAGTAGTTGTTTAATTTATTTGTTTTCTAATAAATTATTAAATTTATTATTTCATTATTCAAATAAATATGAAATAAGATATTCTGAAAATTTAAGAAGTGGTAATGGGAAAGGAATGTTAATTATGCTTGCGACAGTTCTTTTTGTAGGATATTTTTTAGAAAAATTGGAAATAAAAAAAGATAAGAATTATATGTTTTATCATATGATAAACATTGCAGTAATTTTACAAATTATATCTTTAAAGTTTGCTTTATTTAGTAGAGTAGTAAGTTATTTTTCTATAGGATTAATAGTTTTTATTCCAAATATTATTTATAAAATTAAAGAAAAAAATTCAAGATTTATAGTAATAATAGTTGTTTGTTTATTAACTAGTTATTATTTTTATATATTATTAGATAGAAATTTGGGATATATAGTTCCATATAAATTTTATTTTGATAGTTAG
- a CDS encoding ATP-grasp fold amidoligase family protein, with translation MKNSLKKFICENLKLYYLFKKIQEVCFKILLNSDKAKEKYIQKKFKERVGCEIDFNKEPKTFNEKIQFRKLYDKNPLYSICADKYRVREYIKNKIGEEYLIPLLLVTDKLKEEQWDKLPNQFVAKANHNSGPVQIVKDKLKANKKEIIKELNNQLRLDYGILSLENSYSNISRKIVVEEFLEDNIKDYKIFCFNGKAKIMFVALDRSTNTKFDFYDMDFKKIDLKQHYSNSNIILEKPSSFEKMKQLAEKLSEDFSHVRVDFYDIKGKVYFGELTFCHFSGLEKFEPHKYDELLGSWFELDKKIINKRK, from the coding sequence ATGAAAAATAGCTTGAAGAAATTTATATGTGAAAATTTAAAATTGTATTATTTATTTAAAAAGATTCAAGAAGTTTGTTTTAAAATACTTTTAAATTCAGATAAAGCTAAAGAAAAATATATTCAAAAAAAGTTTAAAGAAAGAGTTGGTTGTGAAATAGACTTTAATAAAGAACCAAAAACTTTTAATGAAAAAATTCAATTTAGAAAGCTATACGATAAAAATCCACTATATTCTATATGTGCAGATAAATATAGAGTAAGAGAATATATAAAGAATAAAATAGGAGAAGAATATTTAATACCACTTTTATTAGTTACAGATAAATTAAAAGAAGAGCAGTGGGATAAATTGCCAAATCAATTTGTAGCTAAAGCTAATCATAATAGCGGTCCAGTTCAGATAGTAAAGGATAAATTAAAAGCAAATAAAAAAGAAATAATAAAAGAATTAAATAATCAATTGAGATTAGATTATGGGATACTATCTCTAGAAAATTCGTATAGTAATATTTCTAGAAAAATTGTAGTAGAGGAATTTTTAGAAGATAATATTAAAGATTATAAAATATTTTGTTTCAATGGAAAAGCTAAAATTATGTTTGTTGCTTTGGATAGAAGTACAAATACAAAATTTGATTTTTATGATATGGATTTTAAAAAAATTGATTTAAAACAGCACTATTCAAATTCTAATATAATATTAGAAAAGCCTTCCTCTTTTGAAAAAATGAAACAGTTAGCTGAAAAATTATCAGAAGATTTTTCTCATGTAAGAGTAGATTTTTATGATATAAAAGGAAAAGTTTATTTTGGAGAGTTGACATTTTGCCATTTTAGTGGATTAGAAAAATTTGAACCTCATAAATATGATGAATTATTAGGAAGTTGGTTTGAATTAGATAAAAAAATAATAAATAAGAGAAAATAA
- a CDS encoding glycosyltransferase: MKRKKIAFLIITLSGGGAERVVSNLLLNLENKKYKKYLILFDGEKISYPFEGELLKLNSFKKNNGIFKIINLILAFFKLMKIKKENNFDIVISFLDIPNFYNLLTKKNEKCFLSVRNYISDAYKGFKGRIYKFIIVNFYKKADKIIAVSKECKKDLIENYSSNKEKTISIPNFYDLEKIKELSSESLEEKYKRIFKKQVIINSGRLIYQKGQKHLINAFSKLKNRNEYNLVILGEGNLRKELEIQIKRLNLENEVFLLGFQENPFKFLAKSHVYLFPSFYEGFPNALAEAMACGLPVISSNCKSGPSELLDKGKYGILIENYKDIKILEKEMEKNIELLENEKKYKEYKDKSLKRIRYYSKENIVKIWDQNCF, from the coding sequence ATGAAAAGAAAGAAAATAGCTTTTTTAATAATAACTTTATCAGGCGGTGGAGCAGAAAGAGTTGTTTCTAATTTATTGCTAAATTTAGAAAATAAAAAATATAAAAAATATCTAATTCTTTTTGATGGAGAAAAAATAAGTTATCCTTTTGAAGGGGAATTATTAAAATTAAATAGCTTTAAAAAAAATAATGGAATTTTTAAAATAATAAATTTAATTTTGGCATTTTTTAAATTAATGAAAATAAAAAAAGAAAATAATTTTGATATTGTAATTAGTTTTTTGGATATTCCAAATTTCTATAATTTATTAACTAAAAAAAATGAGAAATGTTTTTTATCAGTTAGAAATTATATTTCAGATGCGTATAAAGGATTTAAAGGAAGAATTTATAAATTTATAATAGTTAATTTTTATAAAAAAGCAGATAAGATTATAGCGGTATCAAAAGAATGTAAAAAAGACTTAATTGAAAATTATAGTTCAAATAAAGAAAAAACAATATCTATTCCAAATTTTTATGATTTAGAAAAAATAAAAGAATTGTCAAGTGAATCTTTAGAAGAAAAATATAAAAGGATATTTAAAAAACAAGTCATTATAAATTCAGGAAGATTAATCTATCAAAAAGGACAAAAGCATTTAATAAATGCTTTTTCAAAACTTAAAAATAGAAATGAATATAATTTGGTAATTTTAGGAGAAGGAAATTTAAGAAAAGAATTAGAGATTCAAATTAAAAGATTAAATCTAGAAAATGAAGTTTTTTTATTAGGATTTCAAGAGAATCCATTTAAATTTTTAGCAAAATCACATGTATATTTATTTCCTTCTTTTTATGAAGGATTTCCTAATGCTTTAGCTGAAGCTATGGCTTGTGGCTTGCCAGTAATATCAAGCAATTGTAAGTCTGGACCATCAGAATTGTTGGATAAAGGGAAATATGGGATATTAATAGAAAATTATAAAGACATAAAGATATTAGAAAAAGAAATGGAAAAAAATATAGAATTGTTAGAAAATGAAAAAAAATATAAAGAATATAAAGACAAAAGTTTGAAGAGAATAAGATATTATTCTAAAGAAAATATAGTTAAAATATGGGATCAAAATTGTTTCTAA